A genomic stretch from Halalkalibacillus sediminis includes:
- the nadB gene encoding L-aspartate oxidase codes for MKKTDVIIIGSGVAALQLASQLNNDLDITILTKDNLETSNSSIAQGGVAASVGPDDSTESHFDDTMVAGCHFNDADTVRSIINQAPNLINGLLQIGCFFDKTSNNLLSLGREGAHSFNRILHAGGDQTGKFIVNSLKNDLGNTQTIEHALVYEVLVDESSNTCYGVKYKDKYNINRELHAQAIVLATGGAGQLYTYTSNGPFATGDGYILGYHAGATLTNLEFIQFHPTLLFRDGECKGLISEAVRGEGGILVNDYREKIMENFHPLADLAPRHIVSQKIYEHLQNGENIYLDVSSISDFEKKFPSITEMCRNNDISMKEGLLPVCPGAHFMIGGIKTTLKGQTSVNQLYAIGEVAHTGIHGANRLASNSLLEGLYMGKALADHINKRAPVNHEYFHNSSPKESSGLSYLPTLTELQEQMMRNVGIIRNHNQLQQMLNWLNSFTNFPLTIPSLDSSSKKEIERLFAYQLSYLITESALKRSESRGAHFRSDFPYERQQFSAIQSHFKKMRESNERVKA; via the coding sequence ATGAAGAAAACTGACGTGATTATTATTGGCAGCGGAGTGGCTGCTCTTCAATTGGCATCTCAATTAAATAATGACTTAGATATAACTATACTAACTAAAGATAATTTGGAAACAAGTAACTCCTCTATTGCCCAAGGTGGAGTTGCAGCGTCAGTGGGACCCGATGATTCAACTGAATCTCATTTTGACGACACTATGGTGGCAGGTTGTCACTTTAATGATGCTGATACCGTTCGCAGCATCATCAACCAAGCACCTAACTTAATAAATGGTTTACTTCAAATAGGCTGTTTTTTTGATAAAACTTCTAATAACCTCCTATCACTAGGTCGTGAAGGTGCACATAGTTTTAATCGAATTTTACATGCTGGCGGTGATCAAACAGGAAAATTTATCGTCAACTCACTTAAGAATGATTTAGGAAACACACAAACCATTGAACATGCATTGGTCTATGAAGTTTTAGTGGATGAATCCTCTAACACATGCTACGGAGTTAAATACAAAGACAAATACAACATAAATCGCGAGTTGCATGCACAAGCCATCGTGTTAGCTACAGGTGGCGCGGGACAATTATACACTTATACTTCTAACGGTCCTTTCGCTACAGGAGATGGATACATATTAGGTTATCATGCTGGTGCTACACTCACTAATTTAGAATTTATCCAATTTCACCCCACTCTTCTTTTCAGAGATGGCGAATGTAAAGGGCTGATCAGTGAAGCCGTTCGTGGTGAGGGTGGCATTCTAGTAAATGATTATAGAGAAAAAATTATGGAGAACTTCCATCCTTTAGCGGACCTTGCACCTAGACATATTGTTTCTCAGAAAATTTACGAGCACCTTCAGAATGGAGAGAACATTTATTTAGATGTCTCCTCCATTAGTGATTTTGAAAAGAAATTCCCTTCAATCACTGAGATGTGTAGAAATAATGATATTTCAATGAAAGAAGGTTTATTACCCGTTTGTCCTGGTGCTCACTTTATGATCGGTGGTATTAAGACAACGCTTAAAGGTCAGACCTCCGTCAATCAACTGTATGCAATCGGTGAAGTTGCGCATACAGGTATTCATGGTGCTAACAGATTAGCGAGCAATTCATTGCTTGAAGGTTTATATATGGGAAAGGCATTAGCTGACCATATAAATAAACGAGCACCTGTAAATCATGAGTACTTTCATAATAGTTCACCTAAAGAATCGAGTGGTCTGTCGTATCTCCCAACCCTAACAGAACTACAAGAACAAATGATGAGGAATGTTGGAATCATTCGAAATCATAACCAATTACAACAAATGCTTAATTGGTTGAATTCTTTCACTAATTTCCCATTAACTATTCCATCATTGGATTCTAGCAGCAAGAAGGAGATCGAACGGTTATTTGCTTATCAATTATCCTATTTAATTACCGAATCTGCATTAAAACGTTCAGAGAGCCGAGGAGCACATTTTCGCTCAGATTTTCCTTACGAACGACAACAGTTTTCTGCGATTCAATCACATTTTAAGAAAATGAGGGAGTCAAATGAACGAGTTAAAGCTTAA
- the nadC gene encoding carboxylating nicotinate-nucleotide diphosphorylase codes for MNELKLKEDLKHFFMEDIGYQDLTSEGIFNDEQGEIEFVSKSSGYFCGSKVITNGYSVLNPSVKVEMLVEDGEELQEGLVIARASGKIIDLLKGERVILNLIQRLSGITTMTRESVQMLNNSHTKISDTRKTTPGLRMLEKYAVFVGGGVNHRFGLDDAVMIKDNHIEFAGSITNAVEAVRNRIGHMVKIEVETETESQVKEAIANQVDCIMLDNVDHANLKKMLLLIPPSIQTEVSGGITIDTLPFYSDLNIDVISLGYLTHQIQSLDISARVRTSTKVNQ; via the coding sequence ATGAACGAGTTAAAGCTTAAAGAAGATTTAAAACATTTTTTTATGGAAGATATCGGTTACCAAGATTTGACGAGCGAAGGAATCTTCAATGACGAACAAGGTGAAATCGAATTCGTCTCTAAGTCTTCTGGTTATTTTTGTGGGAGCAAAGTAATTACTAATGGCTACTCAGTGCTCAACCCATCTGTAAAGGTAGAAATGTTAGTTGAGGATGGTGAGGAATTACAAGAAGGTCTAGTGATTGCAAGAGCTTCCGGGAAAATTATTGATTTGTTAAAAGGTGAACGCGTCATATTGAACCTCATACAACGTTTAAGTGGTATAACTACCATGACCAGAGAAAGTGTTCAAATGTTAAATAACTCACATACGAAGATCAGTGATACGAGGAAAACCACACCAGGCTTACGCATGTTAGAGAAGTATGCTGTTTTTGTTGGTGGTGGAGTCAATCACAGGTTTGGGCTAGATGATGCAGTAATGATTAAAGATAACCATATTGAATTTGCAGGGTCGATAACAAATGCTGTAGAAGCCGTTCGAAATCGAATTGGTCACATGGTAAAAATTGAAGTTGAAACGGAAACAGAATCACAAGTTAAGGAAGCAATTGCTAATCAGGTAGATTGCATTATGTTAGACAATGTCGATCATGCGAATTTAAAGAAGATGCTTTTACTTATCCCACCTTCTATTCAAACGGAAGTGTCGGGAGGAATTACAATCGACACACTACCCTTTTATTCAGACTTGAATATAGATGTCATTTCACTAGGTTATTTAACTCACCAAATCCAGTCATTGGATATCAGCGCACGGGTTAGAACATCAACCAAAGTAAACCAATAG
- the nadA gene encoding quinolinate synthase NadA has protein sequence MNILEEIQRSTPQLPDEYKYESEEKLMARIQEVKDKLGSDLFIPGHHYQKEEVIQFADARGDSLQLAQLSANTSARYIVFCGVHFMAETADILSTEDQKVYLPDLRAGCSMADMANIKQTERAWAALTEMFGETILPMTYVNSTAAIKAFVGERDGSTVTSSNAKKVMQWAFQQKERLLFLPDQHLGRNTAVELGVPLNEMAVWDPILEKLDYEGDLESIKVILWKGHCSVHENFTEQNIEQVRQQHPNMNILVHPECKREVVEKSDLSGSTKYIIEKIDQAPENSEWAIGTEMNLVKRLIKENPDKKIISLNPHMCPCLTMNRIDLPHLAWSLESLLTDQPVHEIKVDEKVTTYAARALDKMLDL, from the coding sequence ATGAATATATTAGAAGAAATACAGCGATCGACTCCACAATTACCAGATGAATATAAATATGAATCTGAAGAAAAGCTGATGGCTAGAATTCAAGAAGTCAAAGATAAGTTAGGCTCAGACCTTTTCATTCCTGGTCACCACTATCAAAAAGAAGAGGTCATTCAGTTTGCGGACGCTAGAGGCGATTCTCTGCAACTAGCTCAATTATCTGCTAATACAAGTGCACGCTACATCGTCTTTTGTGGTGTACATTTCATGGCTGAAACCGCGGACATTCTTTCCACTGAAGATCAAAAAGTCTATTTACCTGATCTTCGTGCAGGATGTTCGATGGCTGATATGGCGAATATCAAACAGACAGAAAGAGCTTGGGCCGCCCTCACCGAAATGTTCGGCGAAACGATCTTACCTATGACTTATGTCAATTCAACTGCTGCTATTAAAGCATTTGTCGGTGAACGTGACGGAAGTACAGTTACCTCTTCAAATGCTAAAAAGGTCATGCAGTGGGCATTCCAACAAAAAGAAAGATTATTATTCTTACCGGATCAACACCTCGGGAGGAATACAGCCGTTGAGTTAGGAGTACCATTGAATGAGATGGCAGTCTGGGATCCAATCTTAGAAAAACTAGATTATGAAGGTGACCTTGAATCAATCAAAGTGATTTTATGGAAGGGTCATTGTTCAGTGCATGAGAATTTCACTGAACAAAATATTGAACAAGTTAGACAGCAACATCCAAACATGAACATCCTTGTCCACCCAGAATGTAAACGAGAAGTCGTTGAAAAGTCTGATTTATCAGGTTCAACCAAATATATCATTGAAAAGATTGATCAAGCACCTGAAAATTCTGAATGGGCGATTGGAACCGAAATGAATTTAGTTAAAAGATTGATAAAAGAAAATCCGGATAAGAAGATTATTTCATTGAATCCTCATATGTGTCCGTGTTTAACGATGAACCGAATTGACCTCCCTCATTTAGCTTGGTCATTAGAGAGTTTGTTAACCGATCAACCAGTTCATGAAATTAAAGTGGATGAAAAAGTTACAACATATGCTGCCAGAGCGCTTGATAAAATGCTAGATTTATAA
- a CDS encoding efflux RND transporter permease subunit, giving the protein MTYLLQRYKLIFLFFILLLIVGIYTFTELPQRDFPETPLNTVNISTSYPGAEPEAVESTVTNPIEESIKNFDGVEEFQSTSTNSFSSVILTLEDGVDTSSVVNELNQEIQRVSSSFPEDVQQPEVKENELSTPIFSFFFTADNREDLNEMYEHREEWQETIEDINGVQQAQFNGLENFEVAINLDNDEIQNNQLLLPDIISAIENEWYPSPAGEHQQDDTKFTLTIDHYEELDELGNTTVQNQSGESIELSEFASIDLQEAESPNLITYKGKPALNLTISLQSGEDIPSISEQVQSEVQPLADDLPDSIEFESYFSQSEFISGVFDSLFLSLAISVIAVVLITTLGLSLSGAIIVAISIPLSVVLGLIPLPFLCVDLNQISVIGAIIALGILVDDSIVMNDNIQRRYSLGDNAMQGAIKGIAEVRTSIITSTLAIVFTFSPLILLSGANGAFIRALPAVLISTIIASTIIALILVPSIRYFLYKKKSNKMSANPGILGKLFNKGSSLYADSILKKLIRKPKITASLGLVFATLLFGLIVWTPFEFFPAADREEVTIDVSLPNGATQDETFDLLQQIESDLIDEGSEVKDVSVFTGSSAPNLFTQPMNQSGDYTGRLIVRIDKNDISAVDYIEKWEGQLRDEYSNATIFMETIEQGPPSGAPLTVTIKGEDLDQLIEVRDRTMEELRNYDVDLVVDNVGELSQALVYDLNRDALQEFGVTAQSISQQFSIRTTGIPLQPITQDQNNYDVRLFVDRLSPGEQLPLEDMVVPTNTQQGPPVIAVDELVSVSEGEQIPLIYHEQGDRSLKIRAYADDTSTFESDIESFVAEENEEADGAYTLSTGAETDSQDSFFKEITVIFSVVILLVYLLIALQFNSLRMPFLILVSVYLGIAGAILGLFITQTPISFLAVTGMVSLTGIVVRNSLVLVDFIEQALKEGNSLSEAIIESGRARFRPIVLTALTSIVALLPVAIAGDVLFRPLAITVVSGILFSTIMTLLLVPVLYVLFKGKKVKNA; this is encoded by the coding sequence ATGACATATTTATTGCAACGCTATAAGCTAATCTTCTTGTTTTTCATTTTATTATTAATTGTAGGAATTTATACGTTTACAGAACTACCTCAAAGAGATTTCCCCGAAACACCTTTAAACACTGTAAATATCTCGACCTCCTATCCTGGAGCTGAACCTGAAGCTGTAGAATCAACTGTAACTAATCCAATAGAAGAATCGATTAAAAACTTTGACGGCGTGGAAGAATTTCAATCCACGTCTACCAATAGCTTTTCCTCTGTTATTCTAACTCTTGAAGATGGAGTAGACACCTCTTCAGTGGTTAACGAACTGAATCAAGAAATTCAAAGAGTATCCTCCTCTTTTCCGGAGGACGTTCAACAACCTGAAGTTAAAGAAAACGAACTCTCTACACCTATTTTCTCTTTTTTCTTTACAGCTGATAATCGTGAAGATTTAAATGAAATGTATGAGCATCGTGAGGAATGGCAAGAAACCATTGAAGATATTAATGGTGTACAACAAGCCCAATTCAATGGGCTCGAAAATTTCGAAGTAGCGATTAATTTAGACAACGATGAAATTCAAAACAATCAACTTTTACTTCCCGATATCATCTCAGCAATCGAGAATGAATGGTACCCCTCTCCAGCTGGAGAACATCAACAAGATGATACTAAATTCACTTTAACTATAGATCATTACGAAGAATTAGATGAACTTGGTAATACAACTGTTCAAAATCAATCAGGTGAATCTATTGAATTATCTGAGTTTGCATCGATTGATTTGCAAGAAGCTGAATCACCTAATTTAATCACTTACAAAGGTAAACCAGCACTGAACCTGACAATTTCATTACAGAGCGGTGAAGACATTCCATCGATCAGTGAACAAGTACAAAGCGAAGTTCAACCACTTGCAGATGATTTGCCTGATTCCATCGAATTCGAATCCTATTTCTCTCAATCAGAATTCATTTCAGGTGTTTTTGACAGTTTATTCTTATCACTAGCAATATCTGTTATAGCAGTAGTGCTGATCACAACATTAGGCTTATCACTATCTGGTGCAATTATTGTTGCGATTTCCATTCCTCTATCTGTGGTCTTAGGTTTAATACCGTTGCCATTCTTATGCGTTGATCTCAATCAAATCTCTGTAATCGGTGCGATTATAGCACTCGGTATACTAGTAGATGACTCAATCGTGATGAATGACAATATACAACGACGATACAGCCTTGGTGATAATGCGATGCAAGGCGCTATTAAGGGGATCGCAGAAGTCAGGACGTCTATTATTACGTCAACGTTAGCAATCGTTTTTACCTTTTCTCCACTTATTCTCTTGTCTGGAGCCAACGGAGCGTTTATCCGAGCTTTACCAGCGGTCCTTATCAGTACGATAATAGCTTCAACCATAATTGCGTTGATACTGGTACCATCTATACGGTACTTCCTTTACAAAAAGAAAAGTAATAAGATGTCCGCTAATCCTGGTATCTTAGGAAAACTTTTTAATAAAGGATCTTCTTTATACGCGGACAGTATATTGAAAAAGCTTATCCGCAAGCCAAAGATAACAGCTTCATTAGGTTTAGTGTTCGCTACGTTGTTATTCGGTTTGATCGTTTGGACACCTTTCGAATTCTTCCCAGCAGCTGATCGTGAAGAAGTGACCATCGATGTTTCACTGCCAAATGGCGCAACACAAGATGAAACGTTCGATCTTTTACAACAGATTGAATCAGACTTAATTGATGAAGGATCAGAGGTTAAAGATGTCAGTGTATTCACCGGTTCAAGTGCACCAAACCTGTTTACACAACCAATGAATCAATCAGGGGATTATACTGGGAGATTGATTGTAAGGATTGATAAAAATGATATAAGTGCAGTTGATTATATTGAAAAATGGGAAGGTCAACTGAGAGATGAATATTCAAATGCTACAATATTCATGGAAACTATTGAACAAGGTCCTCCTTCAGGGGCTCCTCTTACTGTAACTATTAAGGGTGAAGACTTAGATCAATTGATTGAGGTCAGAGATCGAACCATGGAGGAACTCAGAAATTATGATGTAGATTTAGTAGTTGATAATGTCGGTGAGCTGTCTCAAGCACTTGTATACGACCTTAATCGTGACGCGCTACAAGAGTTTGGTGTCACAGCTCAATCAATAAGCCAACAGTTCAGTATACGTACTACAGGTATCCCATTACAGCCTATTACTCAAGACCAAAACAATTACGATGTCAGACTGTTTGTGGACCGTTTAAGTCCTGGTGAGCAGTTACCACTTGAGGACATGGTGGTTCCTACAAATACACAACAAGGACCTCCGGTAATAGCAGTTGATGAACTTGTTTCTGTCAGTGAAGGAGAACAAATTCCACTGATTTATCATGAACAAGGAGATCGATCATTAAAAATAAGAGCTTACGCAGATGATACAAGTACGTTTGAAAGTGATATAGAATCCTTTGTCGCTGAAGAAAATGAAGAAGCTGATGGTGCTTACACCCTTTCAACTGGTGCTGAAACGGATAGCCAAGATAGCTTCTTCAAAGAAATAACAGTCATCTTTTCAGTTGTAATTCTGTTAGTATATCTCTTAATAGCTCTTCAATTTAACTCTCTGCGGATGCCATTCTTGATCTTGGTATCGGTGTATCTAGGAATAGCGGGTGCAATTTTAGGACTATTTATCACACAAACACCAATTAGTTTCCTTGCGGTAACTGGAATGGTTTCATTGACAGGTATTGTTGTACGGAACTCACTCGTTCTTGTCGACTTTATCGAGCAGGCATTGAAAGAAGGCAACTCCCTATCCGAAGCAATTATCGAATCTGGTAGAGCAAGATTCAGACCAATTGTTTTAACCGCCTTAACTTCTATAGTTGCTTTACTTCCTGTCGCAATCGCAGGCGATGTATTATTCCGACCTCTTGCGATAACAGTTGTTTCTGGAATTCTGTTCTCGACAATCATGACATTACTACTTGTACCAGTGTTGTATGTGTTGTTTAAAGGGAAGAAAGTTAAGAATGCTTAA
- a CDS encoding aromatic acid exporter family protein gives MFKIGPRTIKTAIGAPISIFIAQLLQLDQFISAAILTILCIQVTRRRSILSAWYRFYASLIAIIVSGLVFEFVGYFPLAVGLVLLLFIPITVQLKITEGVITSSVIILHIYGAEAMSASLVLNEILLLTIGLGVALLLNLYMPSLDSDLEKIQSDIEENFSAVLREIARYLKTGDYNWSGEEITTTAQLIDRANDLASRDVENHLLRNHHPFYHYFHMRQKQFEILERMLPLISRINASKEEYLYIGKLFEHLADHVHPGNTAIKYLEELRGIREKFNHEELPKTQQEFEERANLYLLLNEIEQYLILKRSYKKSDI, from the coding sequence ATGTTTAAAATCGGACCTAGAACTATAAAAACTGCTATAGGAGCTCCTATTTCTATTTTCATTGCTCAACTATTGCAACTTGATCAGTTTATTTCTGCTGCGATTTTGACTATCTTATGTATTCAAGTAACGAGACGCCGATCAATTTTGAGTGCTTGGTATCGCTTCTATGCCAGCTTAATCGCTATAATAGTATCAGGATTGGTATTTGAGTTCGTTGGGTACTTTCCATTGGCGGTCGGTTTGGTATTGCTATTGTTCATACCTATAACTGTCCAATTGAAAATTACTGAAGGAGTTATAACTAGTTCTGTAATTATTCTTCATATATATGGAGCGGAAGCTATGAGTGCTTCATTGGTTCTTAATGAAATTCTCTTATTGACTATCGGACTGGGAGTAGCGTTACTTCTGAACCTATATATGCCTAGCTTGGATTCGGACCTTGAGAAAATCCAAAGCGACATTGAAGAGAATTTTTCTGCTGTTTTAAGAGAAATAGCCCGCTACTTAAAAACCGGCGATTATAACTGGAGTGGGGAAGAGATCACTACCACTGCTCAGCTAATTGATCGTGCTAATGACTTAGCTTCAAGAGATGTAGAGAATCACTTATTACGGAACCACCATCCTTTTTATCATTATTTCCATATGAGACAAAAACAATTTGAAATTCTAGAAAGAATGCTACCGTTAATAAGTAGAATTAATGCCTCTAAGGAAGAGTATTTATACATTGGGAAGTTATTCGAACATTTAGCTGATCACGTTCATCCTGGAAATACAGCGATCAAGTACTTGGAAGAGCTCCGAGGAATACGCGAAAAATTCAACCATGAGGAACTGCCTAAGACTCAGCAAGAATTTGAAGAACGAGCAAATCTTTACTTGCTTTTGAATGAGATCGAGCAGTACTTGATTCTAAAACGTTCATACAAAAAAAGCGATATATAA
- a CDS encoding BrxA/BrxB family bacilliredoxin — translation MDFNIYMQDFVEQARNEIAEAGYQQLTTPEEVDQALTREGTTLVMVNSICGCAGGVARPAAANAIHYDRRPDHLVTVFAGQDREATERAREYFVGYPPSSPSFALMKDGKIVTMVERHEVESSTPVEVVQQLQGLFDEHCEEL, via the coding sequence ATGGATTTTAATATTTATATGCAAGACTTTGTGGAACAAGCTCGTAATGAAATTGCGGAGGCAGGTTACCAGCAATTAACCACACCAGAAGAAGTTGATCAAGCATTAACCAGAGAAGGAACTACACTAGTGATGGTGAACTCGATTTGTGGTTGTGCAGGGGGCGTAGCTCGACCGGCTGCTGCAAATGCAATACATTATGATCGTCGTCCTGACCACTTAGTGACAGTTTTTGCTGGACAAGATCGTGAAGCTACAGAACGTGCACGCGAATATTTCGTAGGATACCCACCATCTTCTCCGTCATTTGCATTAATGAAAGATGGTAAAATTGTAACGATGGTTGAAAGACATGAAGTTGAAAGCTCTACACCAGTAGAAGTTGTTCAGCAACTACAAGGTCTATTTGACGAACATTGCGAAGAGCTATAA
- a CDS encoding dihydrolipoamide acetyltransferase family protein: MAVEKINMPQLGESVTEGTISSWLVGVGDQVNKYDPIAEVMTDKVNAEVPSSFTGTIKELVANEGDTIAVGELICYIETEGGGESTSEEAASSKEKDTSENESNEQADQGDQSMKKRYSPAVLRMAQDNDIDLNQVNGSGKGGRITRKDLEKIISSGDIPKAGEQTQSSEQPQKTQSAPAPSAPEAPKGPMPEAQPGDVEIPVTGVRKAIAQNMVKSTTEIPHAWMAIEVDVTNLVSYRNEMKSEFKQKEGYSLTFFAFFVKAVAQALKEFPEINSTWAGDKIIQKKDINLSIAVASENQLFVPVIKNADDKSIKGIAKDIVELANKARNGKLTNDDMQGGTFTVNNTGSFGSVQSMGVINHPQAAILQVESIVKRPVYIDGMFAARDMVNLCLSLDHRILDGLVCGNFLARVKEILENISKDNTSIY; the protein is encoded by the coding sequence ATGGCAGTAGAAAAGATTAATATGCCCCAACTTGGTGAGAGTGTAACAGAAGGTACGATCAGTTCTTGGTTAGTTGGCGTGGGAGATCAAGTAAACAAATACGATCCAATTGCAGAAGTAATGACAGATAAAGTAAACGCTGAAGTTCCTTCTTCATTCACCGGAACTATCAAAGAACTTGTCGCTAATGAAGGTGACACCATCGCAGTAGGGGAATTAATTTGTTATATAGAGACTGAGGGTGGAGGAGAATCAACTTCGGAAGAGGCAGCATCTTCAAAAGAAAAAGATACAAGTGAAAACGAATCGAATGAACAGGCTGATCAGGGCGATCAATCTATGAAGAAACGTTATTCTCCAGCTGTTTTGAGAATGGCTCAAGATAATGACATAGACTTGAATCAAGTCAATGGTTCAGGTAAAGGTGGACGAATCACTCGAAAAGATCTAGAGAAGATTATTTCTTCAGGTGATATCCCGAAAGCAGGCGAGCAAACTCAATCTTCTGAACAACCTCAGAAGACGCAATCTGCTCCTGCACCATCAGCTCCTGAAGCACCTAAAGGCCCGATGCCTGAAGCTCAACCAGGTGATGTTGAAATTCCTGTTACAGGCGTACGAAAAGCAATTGCCCAGAACATGGTCAAATCAACAACTGAAATTCCACACGCATGGATGGCTATTGAAGTTGACGTGACAAATTTAGTTTCATACAGAAATGAAATGAAAAGTGAATTCAAACAAAAAGAAGGGTATTCATTAACTTTCTTCGCTTTCTTCGTAAAAGCGGTTGCTCAAGCTTTGAAAGAATTCCCTGAAATCAACAGCACATGGGCTGGCGATAAGATTATTCAAAAGAAAGACATTAACTTATCCATTGCAGTTGCTAGTGAGAACCAACTATTTGTTCCAGTAATCAAGAATGCTGACGATAAGAGCATCAAAGGCATTGCAAAAGATATCGTGGAATTAGCGAATAAAGCTAGAAATGGCAAATTGACTAATGACGATATGCAAGGCGGAACATTTACTGTTAATAACACTGGCTCATTTGGATCTGTTCAGTCAATGGGTGTAATCAACCATCCACAAGCTGCGATTCTACAAGTAGAATCGATTGTCAAACGACCAGTTTATATCGATGGAATGTTCGCAGCGAGAGATATGGTTAACCTTTGCCTATCCTTAGATCACAGAATCTTAGATGGCCTTGTTTGTGGAAACTTCTTAGCAAGAGTGAAAGAAATTCTAGAAAACATTTCTAAAGACAATACGTCGATTTATTAA
- a CDS encoding alpha-ketoacid dehydrogenase subunit beta produces MPVKSYIQAVTQALQEEMERDEKVFVLGEDVGKKGGVFRATDGLYDKFGEERVLDTPLAESAIAGVGIGAAMYGMRPVAEMQFADFIMPAVNQIISEASRIRYRSNNDWSCPITIRAPYGGGVHGALYHSQSVEAVFANQPGLKIVMPSTPYDVKGLLKAAIRDEDPVLFFEHKRAYRLIKGEVPDDDYTLPIGKADVKKEGDDITVITYGLGVHFALQAAEKLEEDGITAHILDLRTVYPLDQEAIIEAAKKTGKVLLVTEDNKEGSIIGEVAAIIAENCLFDLDAPVQRLAGPDVPSMPYAPTMEKYFMINPEKVENAMRELAEF; encoded by the coding sequence ATGCCAGTAAAATCTTACATTCAAGCAGTCACTCAAGCATTACAAGAAGAAATGGAACGTGACGAGAAAGTATTTGTTTTGGGTGAAGACGTTGGTAAAAAAGGTGGCGTGTTCCGTGCTACTGACGGATTATATGACAAGTTCGGTGAAGAGCGTGTGCTCGATACCCCTCTTGCTGAGTCTGCTATTGCAGGTGTAGGAATCGGAGCTGCAATGTATGGCATGAGACCTGTTGCTGAAATGCAGTTCGCTGATTTTATCATGCCAGCTGTGAACCAAATCATCTCTGAAGCTTCTCGAATCCGCTATCGTTCCAACAATGATTGGAGCTGCCCGATTACCATTCGTGCACCATATGGTGGAGGAGTTCACGGTGCGCTTTATCACTCTCAATCAGTTGAAGCAGTGTTCGCCAATCAACCTGGCCTGAAAATTGTCATGCCTTCAACACCATATGATGTAAAAGGTTTACTTAAAGCAGCAATTCGTGATGAAGATCCAGTATTGTTCTTCGAGCATAAGAGAGCTTATCGTCTGATCAAAGGTGAAGTACCTGACGATGATTATACTCTACCAATTGGAAAAGCAGACGTTAAAAAGGAAGGTGATGACATTACTGTTATCACTTACGGTCTTGGCGTCCACTTTGCACTCCAAGCTGCAGAAAAGTTAGAAGAAGACGGCATAACTGCACATATCTTGGATTTACGTACAGTATACCCTCTTGATCAAGAGGCAATTATTGAAGCTGCTAAAAAGACTGGTAAAGTACTTTTAGTAACTGAAGATAATAAAGAGGGAAGCATTATTGGCGAAGTAGCAGCAATCATTGCAGAGAACTGCTTATTTGATTTGGACGCACCAGTACAGAGATTAGCTGGACCAGATGTACCATCAATGCCTTATGCACCTACAATGGAAAAATATTTCATGATCAATCCAGAAAAAGTAGAAAATGCTATGCGTGAACTCGCAGAATTTTAA